One Nostoc sp. UHCC 0302 DNA window includes the following coding sequences:
- a CDS encoding AtzE family amidohydrolase has translation MNDAVSIAADVRSGKVSAVEVTKAALARITAQNNELNCFTTVIAEAALADAAQIDQKIADGDHPGALTGVPFAVKNLFDIAGLTTLAGSKINAENPPASQDATAIAKLKKAGAILVGALNMDEYAYGFVTENSHYGATHNPHNLQRVAGGSSGGSAAAVAAGLIPLTLGSDTNGSIRVPAALCGVFGLKPTYGRLSRAGVALFSSSFDHIGPFTRSVQDIATVFDLLQGEDDRDPICTKRPPELCLPQIYQDISGIRIAIADDYFMKGAEPEALAAVQKVADALDVTEYITIPESHRARAAAFVITASEGANLHLDKLRSRPQAFDPATRDRFLAGALIPSSWYLQAQRFRKWYRDRVREIFQNVDVILAPTTPISAPLIGQQTMILDGQEILVRPHLGLFTQPLSFIGLPVLSVPIQHQNALPLGVQLIAAPYNEALIFRVAALLEAKGIVSVKVFNS, from the coding sequence ATGAATGATGCTGTATCAATAGCTGCTGATGTTCGTTCAGGCAAAGTTAGCGCGGTGGAAGTTACCAAAGCTGCGTTAGCACGTATCACAGCACAAAACAATGAACTTAATTGTTTTACAACTGTGATTGCTGAGGCGGCTTTGGCAGATGCAGCACAAATTGATCAGAAAATTGCTGATGGTGATCACCCTGGTGCATTGACTGGTGTGCCTTTTGCAGTCAAAAACCTCTTTGATATCGCTGGTTTAACAACTCTAGCGGGGTCAAAAATTAATGCAGAAAATCCGCCAGCTAGCCAAGATGCAACAGCCATAGCCAAGCTGAAAAAAGCGGGTGCTATATTGGTTGGCGCTTTAAATATGGATGAGTACGCCTACGGCTTTGTCACAGAAAACTCTCATTACGGTGCTACTCACAACCCTCATAATTTACAGCGGGTTGCTGGAGGTTCATCAGGTGGTTCGGCGGCGGCGGTTGCTGCTGGGTTAATACCGTTAACGCTGGGTTCTGATACTAATGGTTCAATTCGCGTTCCGGCGGCTTTGTGCGGTGTTTTTGGTTTAAAACCAACCTATGGACGTTTGTCTCGTGCTGGAGTAGCTTTATTTTCTAGCAGTTTTGACCACATTGGCCCTTTTACGCGTTCAGTGCAGGATATTGCTACTGTTTTCGATCTCCTTCAAGGAGAAGACGATCGCGATCCGATATGTACAAAACGCCCTCCTGAATTGTGTTTACCACAAATCTATCAAGATATTTCTGGTATAAGAATTGCCATTGCTGACGATTATTTTATGAAAGGTGCGGAACCAGAAGCCTTAGCAGCAGTGCAAAAAGTAGCAGATGCATTGGATGTGACTGAGTACATCACAATACCAGAATCACATCGCGCTAGGGCAGCTGCCTTTGTGATTACAGCTAGCGAGGGCGCAAATCTGCATTTAGATAAATTAAGATCGCGTCCTCAAGCCTTTGACCCAGCAACACGCGATCGCTTTTTAGCAGGAGCATTAATACCAAGTAGCTGGTATTTACAAGCGCAACGCTTTAGAAAATGGTATCGCGATCGTGTCCGAGAAATCTTTCAAAATGTTGATGTAATTCTTGCACCAACTACACCAATTTCAGCACCGTTAATTGGTCAACAAACTATGATTTTGGATGGGCAAGAAATTCTTGTTCGTCCACATTTAGGACTATTCACTCAACCTTTATCTTTTATCGGCCTACCAGTTTTATCAGTACCGATTCAGCATCAAAATGCTCTACCTTTGGGTGTGCAATTGATAGCAGCACCCTACAATGAAGCTTTAATTTTTCGAGTAGCAGCTTTGTTAGAAGCTAAAGGTATAGTTTCAGTAAAAGTATTTAATAGCTAA
- a CDS encoding DUF4089 domain-containing protein, whose translation MESREFDVDKYVEQMGLLLNLQIRDEYRDGVVTNFERIKAIANLVNSFSLPEEIEAAPVFEP comes from the coding sequence ATGGAAAGTCGGGAATTTGATGTGGATAAATATGTTGAGCAAATGGGGTTGTTATTGAATTTGCAAATAAGAGATGAGTATCGAGATGGGGTGGTGACAAATTTTGAGAGGATAAAAGCGATCGCTAATCTCGTAAATTCTTTCTCTCTACCAGAAGAAATTGAAGCTGCACCAGTGTTTGAACCATGA
- a CDS encoding DUF952 domain-containing protein → MSSIFHITQRQQWEQAKFIGSYSADSLDNEGFIHCSKPTQIVTVANRFFSNQKELVLLFIDSDKVQAEILYEAAEIGELFPHIYGELNIDAVFQVIDFEAGEDGFFELPQEVVDLE, encoded by the coding sequence ATGAGTTCTATCTTTCACATTACCCAACGCCAACAATGGGAACAAGCTAAATTTATTGGCAGCTATAGTGCTGATTCACTGGATAATGAAGGCTTTATCCACTGTTCAAAGCCAACGCAAATTGTCACAGTTGCAAATAGATTTTTTTCTAATCAAAAAGAATTGGTACTGCTTTTTATTGATTCTGATAAAGTGCAAGCGGAAATTCTTTATGAAGCTGCTGAGATAGGCGAATTATTTCCTCACATTTATGGTGAGTTAAATATTGATGCAGTTTTTCAGGTTATTGACTTTGAAGCTGGTGAAGATGGCTTTTTTGAGTTGCCGCAAGAAGTTGTAGATTTAGAATAA